Proteins encoded together in one Oncorhynchus nerka isolate Pitt River linkage group LG19, Oner_Uvic_2.0, whole genome shotgun sequence window:
- the her1 gene encoding hairy-related 1: protein MTRPTLLHRVKLERSNMDNRKALKRVLKPVIEKKRRDRINQGLDELRTILLSKTSDMRLKNPKLEKAEILELTVDYIRRKSNGHDSKAFTEKSMKESSAPVTSAVSSQWTGPIHEKTPPLPNPIYSAGFTECISRLCNYIDSVDLSQRESFVQGLRDHLDTHSACPLGKVQSPTFPLDFQPWGPAAEGPCFLGRVKNRKESTVMGHQRASREATFPYINTSLPIYPNTFVLHHPHPTQHLSHPYPSPPYSLSPPPSPCYSNSSPPFTTTPPYLSMPCHFPFPPSPSRRPSDSLLPPSHSTSRPVVPLIPAHPPLVSSPPTPLSLSGPVPVGPARSLRRSLFQIQPQVVWRPWS, encoded by the exons ATGACAAG GCCTACTCTTCTTCACCGAGTAAAGTTGGAGAGATCAAACATGGATAATCGTAAAGCCTTAAAGAGG GTTCTAAAACCGGTGATTGAAAAGAAGAGGCGAGATAGGATAAATCAAGGCTTGGATGAGCTAAGGACTATTCTGCTAAGCAAAACCTCTGACATG cgGCTGAAAAATCCCAAATTAGAAAAGGCTGAAATTTTAGAGTTGACCGTGGATTACATACGAAGAAAATCAAATGGGCATGACAGCAAAG CCTTCACAGAAAAGTCCATGAAAGAGTCCTCTGCTCCAGTAACTAGTGCTGTGAGTTCCCAATGGACAGGCCCCATACACGAGAAAACACCGCCCCTACCCAACCCTATCTATAGTGCAGGTTTCACAGAGTGCATCTCCCGCCTGTGCAACTACATCGACAGCGTGGACCTATCCCAGAGAGAGAGCTTTGTCCAGGGACTTAGGGACCACCTGGATACCCACAGTGCCTGCCCTCTGGGGAAGGTGCAGAGCCCGACCTTCCCCCTGGACTTCCAGCCCTGGGGCCCTGCAGCAGAAGGACCATGCTTCCTGGGCAGAGTGAAAAACAGGAAGGAGAGCACAGTGATGGGGCATCAACGAGCCAGCAGGGAGGCCACTTTCCCTTATATTAAcacctctcttcccatctatccCAACACCTTTGTGCTCCACCACCCCCACCCTACCCAACACCTCTCACACCCATACCCATCTCCCCCTTActccctctcacccccacccTCCCCCTGTTACTCAAACTCCTCGCCACCTTTCACCACtacccctccatacctctccatgccatgccacttccccttccctccttccccctctcgtCGTCCATCAGATTCCTTGTTACCCCCCTCTCACTCTACATCTCGGCCCGTGGTGCCTCTGATACCAGCCCATCCTCCCCTGGTGTCCAGTCCCCCCACCCCTCTAAGTCTCTCTGGCCCTGTACCTGTAGGCCCAGCAAGGTCTCTGAGGCGGTCACTATTTCAGATCCAGCCCCAGGTAGTATGGAGGCCCTGGTCCTAA